In a genomic window of Cryptococcus depauperatus CBS 7841 chromosome 8, complete sequence:
- a CDS encoding calcium/proton exchanger: MVISSVLDPPEPEPDIEGYTPPVNNTSTFENQVETARQHDERHKEKQSHGGGILQNSTLRTILKPRSKPGHARVPSITITQPASPMYRNAPVQAIDIPGRSSSAPTLPSGAMAGSAPASGGKLRLAPLKNLAIPLPPKMGPPEDEQEKVHKNFIEPTWKQCFIAQPFLVAVPVLLPISWALHFSHQNPVAVFVTSLIAIVPLAGALGFATEELAHRVGEAWGGLLNASFGNAVELLIAILALVKGELDIVQASMIGSILSNVLLVLGMSYFAGGLRFHEQLYTIIGAQMHISLLGLSLMAIAMPAAYHYAYPSTSDIVSSARSGGSPEGEELENLLKMSRGLSFILLAVYGMFLTFQLYTHAYLFRIPREKVQHPLPGPAPHHEHVFPLPHWVDSMVDSSSSSSSSGSSGSSLRSGKTHKRFQKFRKFSVSSKLKDKEKREVDGHEADVEGGDGNNVCISPPVSPVTEINPSTFNEKENDVPTAPISPFQTRSNTVETLQSPFPVPDPECQSISTNASGNIVVDEDGTVHIQPKVRFWFALGMLLVVTSLAGVTAEWLVDSIDGLTATSNVSREFVGLILLPVIGNSVEHITAVTVSVKDKLNLSMSIAVGSSIQVSLCLLPILVFIGWAIGQPMLLFFDTFETIALVVSVLLVNFAISDGRTNYLEGFVMMMAYLSIALVCWFYDPKV; encoded by the exons ATGGTAATTTCCTCCGTCCTAGACCCACCCGAACCGGAACCAGATATAGAAGGCTATACTCCCCCAGTGAATAATACATCGACTTTTGAGAACCAAGTTGAGACTGCTCGTCAACACGATGAACGACACAAGGAAAAGCAGAGTCATGGTGGCGGCATTCTTCAGAATTCAACGCTGCGTACCATCTTGAAGCCACGTTCCAAGCCTGGTCATGCACGCGTGCCATCGATTACTATTACCCAGCCTGCATCACCCATGTACAGAAATGCGCCTGTCCAAGCGATAGATATCCCAGGCAGGTCCAGCAGTGCCCCAACACTGCCTAGTGGAGCAATGGCGGGTTCTGCGCCCGCCTCGGGAGGTAAGCTCAGACTCGCACCTCTCAAGAACCTTGCCATTCCTTTGCCGCCAAAGATGGGTCCCCCGGAGGACgagcaagaaaaggttCACAAAAACTTTATAGAGCCCACTTGGAAACAATGTTTTATT GCTCAGCCGTTTCTTGTTGCTGTGCCAGTCCTCCTCCCTATCTCTTGGGCGCTCCATTTCTCCCATCAGAACCCTGTCGCGGTCTTTGTGACCAGTTTGATTGCGATTGTCCCTCTTGCAGGTGCGTTGGGTTTTGCCACTGAGGAGTTGGCACACCGTGTCGGTGAAGCGTGGGGCGGTTTGCTGAACGCCTCTTTTGGCAACGCCGTCGAGCTGCTCATCGCTATCCTGGCTCTTGTCAAGGGAGAACTCGACATTGTACAAGCCAGTATGATTGGGTCCATCTTGAGCAATGTCTTGTTGGTGTTGGGTATGAGTTATTTTGCAGGCGGCCTCCGTTTCCATGAGCAACTGTATACTATAATTGGCGCACAGATGcacatctctctcttgggTCTCTCT CTCATGGCAATTGCCATGCCTGCCGCATATCACTATGCATATCCCTCCACGTCTGACATTGTATCCAGTGCTCGATCTGGAGGTTCGCCCGAAGGCGAGGAGCTTGAAAATTTGCTCAAGATGTCTCGCGGCTTGAGTTTTATTCTGCTGGCTGTTTATGGAATGTTTTTGACATTTCAGCTTTACA CCCATGCCTATTTGTTTCGTATTCCACGTGAAAAGGTCCAACACCCACTCCCAGGTCCTGCTCCTCACCACGAGCACGTCTTTCCCCTTCCTCATTGGGTTGATTCTATGGTCGATAGCTCGTCATCAAGTAGCTCAAGTGGTTCATCTGGATCTAGTCTTCGATCTGGAAAGACGCACAAACGATTCCAGAAATTTCGCAAGTTTTCTGTTAGCTCAAAGCtaaaagacaaggaaaagcgGGAGGTTGATGGGCATGAGGCCGATGTGGAAGGCGGCGATGGCAACAATGTGTGCATATCACCTCCTGTCTCTCCTGTGACAGAAATCAATCCAAGTACTTTcaatgaaaaggaaaatgaTGTTCCCACGGCTCCGATCAGTCCCTTTCAAACCCGCTCAAACACAGTTGAGACTCTTCAATCACCTTTCCCAGTCCCTGATCCTGAGTGCCAATCTATCTCTACCAACGCCTCAGGCAATATTGTTGTTGACGAGGACGGCACGGTACATATCCAGCCTAAGGTTAGATTCTGGTTTGCTCTTGGAATGCTGCTAGTCGTGACTTCCCTGGCTGGCGTTACTGCAGAGTGGCTGGTGGATTCTATTGATGGGTTGACAGCTACATCCAACGTGTCTAGAGAATTTGTTGGTCTCATTCTTTTACCGGTGATTGGCAATTCGGTTGAGCACATCACTGCGGTCACTGTATCCGTCAAGGACAAATTGAACTTGTCTATGAGTATCGCTGTTGGAAGTAGTATTCAAGTATCGCTTTGTCTCTTGCCAATTTTGGTTTTCATCGGTTGGGCTATTGGGCAACCTATGTTATTGTTTTTTGATACCTTTGAAAC AATCGCTTTGGTAGTCAGTGTATTACTCGTCAACTTTGCAATCTCAGATGGTCGAACAAATTATCTGGAAGGTTTTGTCATGATGATGGCATATCTCTCTATCGCACTTGTTTGTTG GTTCTATGATCCAAAGGTCTGA